In one window of Drosophila ananassae strain 14024-0371.13 chromosome XR, ASM1763931v2, whole genome shotgun sequence DNA:
- the LOC6504421 gene encoding pickpocket protein 28 isoform X2, with protein sequence MKSLRMSKDGRHQQQQQDRKVSGSEDDEENTICSGAAIKRSVVYYLKNTTLHGLKYIAEESITIPERVFFGIAFLVVVILSGFFISNVYSKWSASPIIISTSAKQKLTSNMPFPAITICNLNQALYSKVDSISRTSTNFSLLMGLCDQGADTSISYIGTWKYFKAILVEVAQPCEKMLLYCSFGSRQEDCALLFNSILTDDGLCCNFNALDPSYLIRNYSDDVRWEPAQPNMRYEPIDWTPEKGYARKLPEFYYPRTSGGTGIRMGLTVVLNASIAEYYCTKSMSVGFKVLVHNPAELPKVSNYGFVVTAGREARIPIEPVYEDALPSIRSIKKSVRRCLFSDENELIYYRTYSRKNCELECEAKLLLRECSCVLYYLPRIDPMARVCGPNDNLCTDRVQTEIESSLTNLSCESCWPGCFELTYKATPSTASIVTDPRFMAGENMPDYLFHGPYSNASEMSILHFYYMTNIFRSTTKSEMFGFTEFLSNTGGLLGLFMGFSIFSVIEIVYYITVRPYCASRTLKQQHNRRLEQLGWLTPIRPPVRKLIRRHRWAGLPPPSYSEVYKRSFSRKKDKPETGRTGKLQKKSFWQTLQVRPAEMKTPEYPYMD encoded by the exons ATGAAGTCGCTACGGATGAGTAAGGATGGCagacaccagcagcagcagcaggataGGAAGGTGTCCGGCTCGGAGGACGACGAGGAGAACACCATTTGCAGTGGAGCGGCCATCAAGCGTAGTGTGGTCTACTATTTGAAGAACACCACACTCCACGGACTGAAGTACATAGCGGAGGAGAGCATCACAATCCCGGAACG CGTTTTCTTCGGCATTGCCTTTCTTGTGGTGGTGATCCTGTCCGGTTTCTTCATCTCCAACGTGTACTCCAAGTGGAGCGCCTCGCCCATCATCATCTCGACGAGCGCCAAGCAGAAGCTGACCAGCAACATGCCCTTCCCGGCCATCACCATCTGCAATCTGAACCAGGCGCTCTACAGCAAAGTGGACAGCATATCCAGGACCAGCACCAACTTCTCCCTGCTGATGGGATTGTGTGATCAGGGTGCCGACACCAGTATCTCCTACATCGGCACCTGGAAGTACTTCAAAGCGATCCTCGTGGAGGTGGCTCAGCCCTGCGAGAAAATGCTTCTATATTGTAGCTTTGGCTCCCGGCAGGAGGACTGTGCGCTGCTGTTTAACTCGATCCTGACGGACGATGGCCTGTGCTGTAATTTTAATGCCCTGGATCCGTCCTATCTCATCCGGAACTATAGCGACGATGTCCGGTGGGAGCCGGCACAGCCGAATATGCGTTACGAGCCCATCGATTGGACGCCGGAGAAGGGCTATGCCCGCAAACTGCCCGAGTTCTATTATCCACGTACGTCCGGTGGTACCGGCATACGAATGGGTCTCACTGTCGTTCTAAATGCCTCTATAGCGGAGTACTACTGTACCAAGTCCATGAGCGTGGGTTTCAAG GTCCTTGTCCATAATCCCGCCGAACTACCAAAAGTGAGCAACTACGGATTTGTAGTCACCGCCGGACGGGAAGCTCGGATACCCATTGAACCCGTATACGAAGATGCCCTCCCGAGCATTCGATCCATTAAGAAATCGGTGCGCCGCTGCCTCTTTTCGGATGAAAACGAATTGATATACTACCGGACGTATTCTCGGAAAAACTGTGAACTGGAGTGCGAGGCGAAGCTCCTGCTCAGGGAGTGCAGTTGTGTCCTTTACTACCTGCCCCGGATCGATCCGATGGCGAGGGTGTGCGGTCCGAATGATAATCTATGTACGGATCGGGTGCAAACGGAGATCGAGTCCTCGCTGACGAACCTGTCCTGCGAAAGCTGCTGGCCCGGATGCTTCGAACTCACCTACAAGGCCACACCGTCGACGGCGTCGATCGTCACGGATCCTCGTTTCATGGCTGGGGAGAATATGCCGGACTATCTGTTCCATGGCCCGTACAGCAATGCCAGCGAGATGTCCATTTTGCATTTCTATTACATGACGAACATATTCCGCAGCACCACCAAGTCGGAAATGTTCGGTTTCACCGAGTTCCTAT ccaATACTGGTGGCCTGCTGGGGCTCTTCATGGGCTTTAGCATCTTCTCCGTCATCGAGATCGTTTACTACATCACTGTCCGGCCGTATTGCGCTTCCCGGACTCTCAAGCAGCAGCACAACCGCCGCCTGGAGCAGCTGGGCTGGCTGACTCCCATCCGGCCGCCGGTCCGCAAGCTCATCCGTCGCCATCGCTGGGCCGGCCTGCCTCCTCCGTCCTACAGTGAGGTCTACAAGCGGAGCTTCAGTCGCAAGAAGGATAAACCGGAAACTGGACGAACCGGAAAGCTGCAGAAGAAGAGTTTTTGGCAAACTCTGCAAGTCCGTCCGGCGGAAATGAAAACGCCGGAGTATCCTTACATGGA TTAA
- the LOC6504421 gene encoding pickpocket protein 28 isoform X1, translating into MKSLRMSKDGRHQQQQQDRKVSGSEDDEENTICSGAAIKRSVVYYLKNTTLHGLKYIAEESITIPERVFFGIAFLVVVILSGFFISNVYSKWSASPIIISTSAKQKLTSNMPFPAITICNLNQALYSKVDSISRTSTNFSLLMGLCDQGADTSISYIGTWKYFKAILVEVAQPCEKMLLYCSFGSRQEDCALLFNSILTDDGLCCNFNALDPSYLIRNYSDDVRWEPAQPNMRYEPIDWTPEKGYARKLPEFYYPRTSGGTGIRMGLTVVLNASIAEYYCTKSMSVGFKVLVHNPAELPKVSNYGFVVTAGREARIPIEPVYEDALPSIRSIKKSVRRCLFSDENELIYYRTYSRKNCELECEAKLLLRECSCVLYYLPRIDPMARVCGPNDNLCTDRVQTEIESSLTNLSCESCWPGCFELTYKATPSTASIVTDPRFMAGENMPDYLFHGPYSNASEMSILHFYYMTNIFRSTTKSEMFGFTEFLSNTGGLLGLFMGFSIFSVIEIVYYITVRPYCASRTLKQQHNRRLEQLGWLTPIRPPVRKLIRRHRWAGLPPPSYSEVYKRSFSRKKDKPETGRTGKLQKKSFWQTLQVRPAEMKTPEYPYME; encoded by the exons ATGAAGTCGCTACGGATGAGTAAGGATGGCagacaccagcagcagcagcaggataGGAAGGTGTCCGGCTCGGAGGACGACGAGGAGAACACCATTTGCAGTGGAGCGGCCATCAAGCGTAGTGTGGTCTACTATTTGAAGAACACCACACTCCACGGACTGAAGTACATAGCGGAGGAGAGCATCACAATCCCGGAACG CGTTTTCTTCGGCATTGCCTTTCTTGTGGTGGTGATCCTGTCCGGTTTCTTCATCTCCAACGTGTACTCCAAGTGGAGCGCCTCGCCCATCATCATCTCGACGAGCGCCAAGCAGAAGCTGACCAGCAACATGCCCTTCCCGGCCATCACCATCTGCAATCTGAACCAGGCGCTCTACAGCAAAGTGGACAGCATATCCAGGACCAGCACCAACTTCTCCCTGCTGATGGGATTGTGTGATCAGGGTGCCGACACCAGTATCTCCTACATCGGCACCTGGAAGTACTTCAAAGCGATCCTCGTGGAGGTGGCTCAGCCCTGCGAGAAAATGCTTCTATATTGTAGCTTTGGCTCCCGGCAGGAGGACTGTGCGCTGCTGTTTAACTCGATCCTGACGGACGATGGCCTGTGCTGTAATTTTAATGCCCTGGATCCGTCCTATCTCATCCGGAACTATAGCGACGATGTCCGGTGGGAGCCGGCACAGCCGAATATGCGTTACGAGCCCATCGATTGGACGCCGGAGAAGGGCTATGCCCGCAAACTGCCCGAGTTCTATTATCCACGTACGTCCGGTGGTACCGGCATACGAATGGGTCTCACTGTCGTTCTAAATGCCTCTATAGCGGAGTACTACTGTACCAAGTCCATGAGCGTGGGTTTCAAG GTCCTTGTCCATAATCCCGCCGAACTACCAAAAGTGAGCAACTACGGATTTGTAGTCACCGCCGGACGGGAAGCTCGGATACCCATTGAACCCGTATACGAAGATGCCCTCCCGAGCATTCGATCCATTAAGAAATCGGTGCGCCGCTGCCTCTTTTCGGATGAAAACGAATTGATATACTACCGGACGTATTCTCGGAAAAACTGTGAACTGGAGTGCGAGGCGAAGCTCCTGCTCAGGGAGTGCAGTTGTGTCCTTTACTACCTGCCCCGGATCGATCCGATGGCGAGGGTGTGCGGTCCGAATGATAATCTATGTACGGATCGGGTGCAAACGGAGATCGAGTCCTCGCTGACGAACCTGTCCTGCGAAAGCTGCTGGCCCGGATGCTTCGAACTCACCTACAAGGCCACACCGTCGACGGCGTCGATCGTCACGGATCCTCGTTTCATGGCTGGGGAGAATATGCCGGACTATCTGTTCCATGGCCCGTACAGCAATGCCAGCGAGATGTCCATTTTGCATTTCTATTACATGACGAACATATTCCGCAGCACCACCAAGTCGGAAATGTTCGGTTTCACCGAGTTCCTAT ccaATACTGGTGGCCTGCTGGGGCTCTTCATGGGCTTTAGCATCTTCTCCGTCATCGAGATCGTTTACTACATCACTGTCCGGCCGTATTGCGCTTCCCGGACTCTCAAGCAGCAGCACAACCGCCGCCTGGAGCAGCTGGGCTGGCTGACTCCCATCCGGCCGCCGGTCCGCAAGCTCATCCGTCGCCATCGCTGGGCCGGCCTGCCTCCTCCGTCCTACAGTGAGGTCTACAAGCGGAGCTTCAGTCGCAAGAAGGATAAACCGGAAACTGGACGAACCGGAAAGCTGCAGAAGAAGAGTTTTTGGCAAACTCTGCAAGTCCGTCCGGCGGAAATGAAAACGCCGGAGTATCCTTACATGGAGTga
- the LOC26513674 gene encoding uncharacterized protein LOC26513674 isoform X2 produces MTIYRCLDPVGMGMRPPHLNPPNPPAKVGRPQKRSSAPAATIAPALSKKPKPEIPAMPAPEVQRTRSGRQVRGCMPQPAPVPNVPPVETDSSQLLELLVADLRDKDYRATMPAPKCSAGPPVANPEMASNTRAVPKNSICPGCNKIFLGRRLQRHFVKFPEHMPRTADQQTAAPSLFGLLTAQLQRHSHLSEEQRADLFLHELNDFVEQLQLRSQRLIRNTSGMHFVNARIARVLAIPEGQYALDMSAMESAHAPIPEPEGAVLSNGVSGVGGGARNLVDYTGLSMSLDDTLTDEAAQRLNLSAGGKLLPPSEESLLRNVSDLMQPPVAAAVPATVNHGYDHASDNAVEALTMKETPNTEAILDLNVDFFQFTNPN; encoded by the coding sequence CCGCCGGCCAAAGTGGGTAGACCCCAGAAACGTAGCTCTGCGCCGGCAGCCACCATCGCTCCGGCGCTGTCGAAGAAACCAAAGCCTGAAATTCCAGCCATGCCAGCACCAGAAGTTCAACGTACCCGTTCCGGACGTCAGGTGCGTGGCTGCATGCCGCAACCTGCTCCTGTACCTAATGTCCCACCCGTAGAGACCGATTCCTCTCAGTTGCTGGAGCTTCTGGTGGCCGATCTGAGGGATAAAGACTATCGGGCTACCATGCCGGCTCCCAAGTGCAGTGCAGGGCCTCCTGTGGCCAATCCGGAGATGGCCTCCAATACCCGTGCCGTGCCGAAGAATTCCATCTGCCCGGGCTGCAATAAGATCTTCTTGGGCCGCCGTCTGCAGCGtcattttgtcaaatttccagAGCACATGCCGCGCACCGCTGACCAACAGACGGCGGCACCCTCACTTTTCGGCCTCCTCACCGCCCAGCTCCAGAGGCACTCGCATCTCAGCGAGGAGCAGCGCGCCGATCTCTTTTTGCACGAACTGAACGACTTTGTCGAGCAGTTGCAGCTGCGCAGCCAACGGCTCATCCGGAATACATCGGGAATGCATTTTGTGAATGCTCGCATCGCCCGCGTCCTGGCCATTCCCGAGGGCCAGTATGCGCTGGATATGTCGGCCATGGAATCGGCCCACGCTCCAATACCGGAGCCCGAGGGCGCAGTCCTGTCGAACGGTGTCAGTGGTGTCGGTGGCGGAGCCCGCAATTTGGTCGACTACACCGGCCTAAGCATGTCGCTGGACGATACCCTAACGGATGAGGCGGCTCAGCGATTGAATCTGTCGGCGGGCGGCAAGCTACTGCCGCCCTCGGAGGAGAGCCTGCTTCGTAATGTCAGTGACCTGATGCAGCCGCCGGTGGCAGCTGCCGTGCCGGCTACCGTGAATCATGGCTATGATCATGCCAGCGACAATGCCGTGGAGGCCCTCACCATGAAGGAGACGCCCAACACGGAGGCCATACTCGATCTCAATGTGGACTTCTTTCAGTTCACCAATCCCAACTAG